The DNA segment aatttttaaaaaaggaagttacAAATACTACAAATAGAAAACACGATAAAAGGACATTTCAGTATCGCAGTTAATGAGAGAATCTGAGCCAGCTTATTCCACGGCCAAGTCTGTTTCTCGTGTTGTTAAAGAAAACGAAACAAATCTGAGTGCTTGGAAGGGCCGGGAAACGCCGGGTGAAAGTGCCAACGAAAGCCGTAGCATGGCAGTATTCGGAGCAAAGCCGGATCCCAGGAGAGCAGCACTCAGCGGGAAGATTATCTCACATCGATAACAGGGTGGATGAAAAGTTTTGCAGAATGCCAGCagcaaaacacaaagcaaaaactatTAGACACACAAGGAAATCTGACCTGGAAGAGAAATAAGGTTGCAGACAAGTTTAACAGTGGGGTCAATATCTCTGAATTAACACACGACAGAACAAACAGCATCAGCTTTGGAGAACGGCCTTGTTATTAAGAGCTTGAGGCCACAGAAGGAAAACTCAAAATCTGCGCGGGAGAGATTTCACAGAAAATGATCTCTACTGTATCCACGtgtgtgaaaaagaagaaaaacctttcAATGAAATCTCTCAAACGgttgagaagaaaaaaaccacCCTTTCAAACCAAAATGAATTTCCTAGAAATAGTGAGATTGAGACAAACCTAACAAGTACAGCTGGAGACTATTTAGGGTCATAATTATAGGAAGGTCATTAAACTCTAGgaagtgcaggggcgcctggggggctcagtgggttaagcaaacgactttggctcaagtcatgatctcacgtttgtgagttcgagccccgtctcgggctctgtgctgacagctcggaacttggagcctgcttcagattctgtgtctctctctctctctcaaaagtaatttaatgtgtttaaaaaaaaaaaaacaaaaaaccctgcacAACCTTAGGAAGTGTCACGTAGCAGAAACACACAGCCTTAAAAGCTGCAAATACACCTGCTAGGCAAACAGATGACTGAGGTGGTCCTCCCGAACAGTTACGAGCACGGTGAAAAGATTTCCCCTAAATTAGAACAGTGAAGATAAGCAAATAGGAAGTCAGGAGACACAGAGGAAATCACCATCATAAAGGACACGCAGAGAACATTTAATGAAGGAAACCCACAAGATCAGCGTCCCGTGTGGGTGTGTTCTCAGTTTGCCTTCCCCCTCTGCACCTGACGGAAAGCcctctttctcatttctgatgTGTGTGCAGTCCCCTtgaaaatctcaagagaaatattgcagatttttttttaaagcaaagaaacaattcCATTGGCTCCAGTAGAAAACAGACCAATGACCAAGTAAGAAAATACAAGAGACGTTCTAAACCGTAATCTCACAGAAAGGCACTGCTGTTAAAATCGCACAAGAATCCTGACAATCCCCTTTATTATTCAGCATTGTTCTCGAATTTCTTGTTACTATAGGAAGCAAGCGACAGCAGAAACAGCAGCCTCAAGTACCGCTAAACAAGAACGTGACAGGTTTGCGGATGGTGGGACGGTGACGCTCCAGAACCGGAGCTTAACCGGAGAGAATGGCAGGGATGCACAAAATGCCCCCAGAGGCTGGGCTGGCAGGACAAACACGTGAACACCGATGGTGCTCATTTATCCTCGTTACAAAACGTGCTTGGGGACGCACTGTCATCCACAATGAGCAAACCGTCAGATACCGAAGAACTACCTGAACAGGCAGGCACGGCATTTACAGAGTGTCCCTCAGCTCTGCCGAGGACCAGAGACGCGTCATCATATCTGACACGATGGAATGGGGACATCGAGGAGAAGCAGGTGTCCGGGCTCAGCACAACGATACGGCGTGAGTTTGTGGAGTGAAGACGTGCCGAGACACTGCAGTAACCCTGAACACAAAACGACTGGGCTTGAAGTAATTTTATTAATCTCCTTGTTATGATTAACACAGTAATTGATGACAATTTGCTAAGTGGCAGTTTTTAGGAaatggagggagggcagagagacaagatGGAAGATTTGTTCCTATCAATCGTCCACCCAGTGCGGGCGGGTGAAAGCATGAACCACACATCAAAGCCTGAGTCAACCCAAGCATTCCTTCGCTCGGGCCgttcacaaaaggagaaaaacatcacAGCGAGCTTCTCCGGCTCTCAGACAAGCATCCTTCTCCCGGCCACGTGCGCCTTCCAGAGCACAGCAGCCCAAATCCATCGTGACTTGCTTGGACTTTTGAGTTTTCCCGAGGAGAtccaaaatatttattgcttCGTGTTCTCAAGTAATTGGAAAAGGCTCGGAAAAAGGAACGAAGTGCACTGAATGCCAAAATTTCTCTTCAAAAACGTTCTGTCCCCAGTTACAATGAAGCATAGCTCCATCGGAGACGTTGGCTGCGTAATTCTGAAATCAAACGAAGACTCCACAAATCACTAACACCGAGAACGTGGCTCCTACATAAAACCTCGAGAGGGGCGAGACCGTGGCTGGGAAGGTCAGCCAGGAGAGGGGTCAGGGAGCCCATGGGGGGCTCTGGGGCCGCACATGCTCTGGATGCCCCCAGCCACCCACCTAGCAGGTCAGCGGATCAGCGCGAAcagtctcctccttcctcccctgctcctgcagcTTCTGGCTCCACAGACGCGGTGGCCGCTGAGGCACTGCCGCCACAGCCAGGAGGGGACCTCCGCCACCTGTCCCCATCAGAGCTTCACAGAGCGGCCCAGAGATTTAGTAGCCTTCTGTTAGATTTCTTTTACAAATTCTCAGCCTTCTGAGATACCTTTTACATATCAGGCAGTATGCGGTCCATTTTATTCCTATGATTTACCTCCGCGGACCTCTCAAGGGCATCTAGAGTAAGACGTTCTGTTTCAAGACACTGTTTTGGGATACTGAGGGTACTGAGAAAAAAGTGCTTTAAAACTTGCTAGTTCCACCTGGAAGAGAAATCATCTTAAACCAGAGACTGCTGGTGCCTGTGGTGATCAGCACAAGGGGGCTCCCTGCTCCCACCAGGGCCTCCAAGAAGTCCTCTCGGTGGGGGACAGAGCGCCTTACCCCTCACATGCGTGCACACAGCCCCCTGCCCTGTAGTCCAGTCACCCGGGGAGCCAGGGCGCCGCAGGTGCCGGAGGCCTCTTGTCCAGGCCTCAGCTGGCcccgtgtctcctctctctgcccccgagTTCTCTGCTGCACAGCACCCCAGTGAGAGCCTGGACGTTTCCCTGGGGCTGGGACCACTCTGGGTGCCCCCCTGGCCTCGCTGACCCAGCGGGGTGAGCGGGACCGTGGAGACAGTTCTGCCTTTATCAGGGGAGGGGGCGACATCACCTCCGGCCTTGAACTGATGGTTGGAATGGGTAGTACAGGGGCAGTGACATGTTTCAGTCCACGGAGGCCGCCAGAAATGGCTCGTATTCCTGGTCTTGTGCTCACTTAGCTGTATGCAGCCAAAAGAGGAGACTCCAAAACCCGAGAAGTGGCCAGCGGGAATGACCCAGAGCTGCAGATTCTCGAGCCGGCGTGCAACCCGCTACTCCAGCCTGCATTTCAGTCTCATTAGCTTGGTGTTAGGCAGCTTACGCACTTGCCAGGAACACATTCCTAGAGCAAATCTTGAAACAGATGAAGGAACAGGAAAATGACAGAAAGCAATTCATTTACACGATCCCTAGAGAAAGATCACTGAAACGCGGCAAGTCGGAGACCATCCACTGACAACAAATTTACAACAAAAACGGGATTATAATTTTCCTGAACTTTGGATAATCTTCAAATTTCTCAAGGTACCACctaaaatcagacaaaaaaaaaaaacacactaagaaaaggaaatgattttgtCACTTTTCATTATGCAGGAgtacagagatttttaaaagtagtaatAAAAAGTTCGGCATTTCAGGTGCACAGTTTGATTCTGCCTGTGTCGCGAAAGCAGGATTCATGCTGGCCACAAAGGTTACTGGCGTGTGAGGGTGCCGATCAATgcagcgggggggtgggggggggcaaggTCTGCAGACCCCGGGAGCATGCAGACTGGGGCAGAGGACCGGCACTTGTGGTGACTCAGATTCCCGCAGGAAGTCTCCCCAGGAGAGGACCGTGCCTCCAGACCGGGGTGGGGGAGATGTGCGCCCAGCCACGCGCCCGGGGGCTCTCAGACAAAGCTGGGAGAACGCAAAGGGACCCTGCACTCGGAACAAACAGGTATTTTCAGTTTGGGTATGAACGACACCAGCCAGGCTGAGGCCCGTTGGTTCCGCGGTACTGGCTGGCTGGGGAGGGTGGCGGCTAAGTGGATGGAGTGAAAACTTCAAGTAACTTGAGGAGATGGAGAGATGGGCAGAAGAGAAGGAGTTTCCATAAGCACAACAGATAAACTCATGGTGGAAAGCGACTGTTTGTTTACAGGGCAGAAACAGGTGGCAACAGCCAGCGGCCAGGGAATCGGCAAAATCTGCCGGTTTCAGGTAAGTTTCACAGTCAGTCTGCGAATGGGGAGCCCCAGCGTGTCTGCCTGCTGGGTGCACTTCCAACGGCCCGGAAAGCCACCGAGTGGGAAGCTGGTGGGTGGACTCTGGAGCAAGCGTCACTTCTGTCGCGAGGCCACGGTCACAGCCCTTCTCTTCCACATCAGTGACCTGCCTGGAGACAAGGGCGCCTGCCTCTCAGCGTGGGACGCTCACGACTGCAACGCCAAGTACGGGAAAAGGTGCCGCATGCTCTCTGGTTACCCTCACATTCATATGTTGTGGCAGTATTAgggggtggggcctttgggaggtggagCCTTCAGGAATGGGATCCTGTCCTCCGGTCCGATAAAAAAGCCCCCCACCACCCATCCCCATCACGTGAGGGCACAGAGGGACGGTACCCTCCGCAACCCAGAGTGGCCTTCACCAGAACTCCACCATCCTGGCCCCTGACCCCAGACCTCTGGCCTCTAGATCTGCGAGAAATCTACGTTATTTAGAAGCCAAACGGACCACGCCTGCTAGGACCTGGGACCTTCAGCAGCGCCACGCACTGCGCACGGGAGCAAAGGGCAGTTCAAAATCCGCGAAACCAGGGCAGCGAGGCCCATGCACGCCCACGGGATTGTCGCATGAGCGGCTGAGCTCCGTATGACGTCGGACTGCGTCAGACTTTTCTCCCCCGATGAGGACGGGCAGGTTTGTCAAATGTGTTAAATTCATCTCACAGAAagcaatatatagaaataaaatttactttgttaAAATGATTCAGCTTCTCTCATTCGCGTACATCCCTGGGATCTTAAATCCACCTCGAGAGACTGTATCTTAAGATACATAGACGTGCGTATGTATCAGTCTTTTTAAAGGGAGGGCAACACCGTTTCTactctttttctcccttgttGTTCTGTCCCTAGAATCGAAGGTGTCGCTTAGGTGACACCGACATGAAttttttgtcttgattttattCTCGCGGAGCCCGAACTAGGGTGGAAAGTGAGATGCCCCTGACGAACGGATGCCCACTGCATCACATTTGGCGTCTACTAAGTTATTCTTTAAAGCATTGACTGTTTTTCCGGCTCACAAACAGCCAAAGTGTCCCCAAGCTCCTCTCGAACAAGTCTTCCCCTGGTGGACATAGGCCACTGACAAGACAAGAAGCGTCCTCCAAGTGCTCACAAGTCATGTCTTCTGTTAAAGTCTGGTGATGGGAGCTGTGAGAGAGGAAGTCTTTCATAAACATATTCTGGTGTGTCCTTATATGTTTAGGTCATTATGTCATCTGTCATAGTGTCTTGAAGACGTGCTGACTTCATTTTTCTAAGTGACATTAAATTTAATGGgatgagggcacctgggcggctcaaagtccaacttcgactcaggtcatgatctcacagctcgtgggttcgagccctgagttgggctctgtgctgacagctcgaagcctggagcctgctttggattctgtgcctccctctcgctctgtccctcccctgtttgcagtctctctctctctctcacaaaaataaataaatattaaaaaaaaaacgtactGGGGAAACActgcatatttctttattttatttcaacagAGTCCCTTCTCCAAGGCTGCCCTCGACGGCTGGCCTCCAACTTGCAGGACTTTGGTGTGAACAAGCAAACATCTGCACACAGGCTAGCACACTTGGCGGGACGCGGCAGAAGCTTGGGCACCAAGAACGTCGCTCCACTAATGAGCACGGCTGCTAGGGGCTGGAGGGGACGAGAACGGTATGAAAACAGTCGTCTTTCTAATTCCTCGACATTTTGCCCTCAAAACAGTTTGCTAGCAACTCGGCACAGCTGACCCGATGTTTCCAACCTAGAGC comes from the Prionailurus bengalensis isolate Pbe53 chromosome A1, Fcat_Pben_1.1_paternal_pri, whole genome shotgun sequence genome and includes:
- the SRD5A1 gene encoding 3-oxo-5-alpha-steroid 4-dehydrogenase 1 isoform X1, with the translated sequence MEPAEGSHLDALAYLECALGLLGSVLLKLVRSAYGRYASPRPACRLPARAAWALQELPSLAVPLWVCARTAAERLRHAPNRVLLAMFLVHYAQRSLIFPFLIRGGKPMPLYTCTLAFTFCVYNGYLQSRYLSQYAVYADDWVTDPRFLVGFCLWLIGMLINIHSDHILRNLRKPGETGYKIPRGGLFEYVTAANYFGEVVEWCGYALASWSVQGGAFAAFTFCILVSRAQQHHQQVTDVEEKGCDRGLATEVTLAPESTHQLPTRWLSGPLEVHPAGRHAGAPHSQTDCETYLKPADFADSLAAGCCHLFLPCKQTVAFHHEFICCAYGNSFSSAHLSISSSYLKFSLHPLSRHPPQPASTAEPTGLSLAGVVHTQTENTCLFRVQGPFAFSQLCLRAPGRVAGRTSPPPRSGGTVLSWGDFLRESESPQVPVLCPSLHAPGVCRPCPPPPPRCIDRHPHTPVTFVASMNPAFATQAESNCAPEMPNFLLLLLKISVLLHNEK